GAGTCTGGTTTTAATGAGTCCAATACGGAAGCTAGACACTggggtttttctttcttatttttctgtagattactctcactttgtcgcccaggctggagtgcagtggtgtgatttcggcttactacaacctccacctcccaagttcaagcaattcttgtgctgcaacctcccaagtagctaggattacaggcatgtgccaccacacccagctaatttttgtatattttgtagagacagggtttcaccatgttgcccaggctggtcttgaactcctgagctcaagcattccacccacctcggcctcccaaagtgctggaattataggtgtgagccaccatgcctggctggcacTGGGGTTTTTCAAAAGCCCCCAAATGATTCTAATGTACAGGCGAGCATTTGACACTGTTCTGGACAGAATTCACTGGAAGTACTACCATCACTTTGAACATATGTTCAAAGTATGGGTGATCAAGCCTCACTCCAGACCTGTGGAATCAGATCCTCAGACCAGGGGCTTGGgcactgttaaagaaaaaaaaaaatggaccgggcgtagtggcttatgcctgtaatcctagcactttgggaggccaaggtgggtgatcaACTGatgtcaggacttcaagaccagcctggctgacatggtgaaacctcatctgtactaacagtacaaaaaattagccaggcgtgatggtacatgcctctaatcccattgcacaggaggctgaggcaggagaattgcttgaactcaggaagcagaggttgcaatgagctgagacagtgccactgcactgcagcctgggcagcagagtgagactctgtctcaaaaacaaaaaaaagaaagaaaattactaagaggaaatgTCAAGGATAAAGAGATTCTGGCTAGACTGAcctaataggatttttttttttttttttttttttgagacggagtttcgctcttgttgcccaggtgggaatGCAATGGAGTGaactcgactcaccacaacctctgccttccaggttcaagtgattctcctacctcagcctcctgagtagctgggattacaggcatgcaccatgacgcccagctaattttgtatttttagtagagatggggtttctccatgttggttaggctggtctggaactcccgacctaaggtgatctgcccgccttggcctcccaaagtactgggttacaggcatgagccactgcgcccggcccctaacaggattcttgcttaATACAGGCCAGAGTGATCAGACATTACAGGGGcggtgggggcagggggatgaGGAACCCATTCAGATATCAATGATTATCAGATTGACCAGATATCAAGGGTAGGGGGTTCTGGCTAAATGGCCTTAGCAGGGTTCttttgctaaaactggattttacaagcACACAGATGGGCCTACGGGGAGGTTCAGAAGCCTGATTAAAGTTTGGCAAAGCAAAGAATATTTTTCAGTACCAACATTTTAATCAGGTCCCATGGTCATTCTAATGGGCAGCCaaactcctttcttttcttttttcttttttcttttttttttttgagaccaagtcttgctccattgctgaggctggagtgcagtggcacagatcttggctcactgcaatctccacctcccgggttcaagtgatttccggataatttttgtgcttttagtagagacagggtttcaccatgttggccaggctggtctcgaactcctgacctcaagtaatccacccacctcgacctcccaaagtgctaggattacaggcctgagccactgcacccagcctgccaaACTCCTTTCATCCAAACCCTGATGTGGCTCTCTGGCATGTTGGCTGCCTGATTTTGAGTTAAACACAGAATGAAAAATAGTAAAGCTGACAATTGGCGCACTCCATGTCTCATTCCTGAGCTCTCCCTGATGGCTTCAGCTTAGGGCAGCCACTTCACCATCTCAGGCCTGGGTCACAGGCCGGGCTGCCTGTTGCAGGAGATGTGGGCACAGCATGTGATCCTCTGTGGGACAGAGAAACCTTAAAGTTTCCCTCTGCAAACCTCTGCTCTCTGTGGCTCCTCCTCCGGAATCGTGGTGCCAAAATATGCCTTCCACTATTTTATAGgttgggaaaggaaaaggaaagtcaTAATTCACACAGCATTTCATATCCATTATCACTGCCCTTGACCTGTCCCTCTTTGTTTCCTACTCAGACTTAATACCTTCTGCTCTGTCATCTACCTTCCCCTGACCCCCAACTTCCCTGGCCCCTGCCAAATGTTGCACTTCCTGATCCTGCTGCCCCAGCCCCCAAGAATCTCCTGATGGTGCCAACTTGCATTTTTACCTTCCAATTCCCCAAGCCCTTACCCCGTGCCACTGGGGCTCACCTTACACAAACTCTGTCCGAATGGATGCACAGCATGAATTGTATTATGTACAAAGTACGTGCTGGCTCTGTGATCTCTGCATTTTGagccaaaaaaagaaatcctctaGTGATGGGAGCTTATGAAAGCGACAGTGAGTGGAGCTGTAGCTgttgcattttctgaattttttaaaaagataatttttaaaaaaaatgcttgtgtttagcattttttcctttgaatgacTTTTGTCCAGAAAAAGTTGCTCCCATTGGCCCACAGAATAAGTCTGATGTTCATCATTCTGGCATTTGAGGGAAGCTGGGCGTACAGAATTGATAGCTGATGCCTGGGAGTGGGTGAAATTTCCCAGGGAGGGAGTTTAGAATTAGAGCAGCCACTAAGTATAATGTTAGATGaaggttggttggtttgtttgttgtattttaaatagatgcCTTTTTATCAAGTTAAGGaggtttccttctattcctagtttgttggtaaaaaaaaaatttttttctttctttttttttttttgaaagagggtctcactgtcatccaggttgcagttcagtgacatgatcttggcttactgcagcctctacctcctgggctcaagtgatactccctcctcagcctcctgagtagctgggattacaggcttgcactacCACATTtggctgatttatttatttgtttatttattttttgagacagagtctctgtcacccaggctggagtgcagtggcatgatctgggctcactgcaacctctgccttctgggttcaagcaattctcctgcctcagcctcccgagtagctgggattacagatgcatgctaccacgcccagctaatttttgtattttagtagagatggggtttcaccatgttggccaggctgatctcgaactcctgaactcatgatctgcccaccttggcctccaaaagtgctgggattacagatgtgagccactgcacctggtcttggctgattttttaaatttttttttttttttttgagatggagtctcgctctgtcacccaggctggagtgctgtggccagatctcagctcactgcaagctccgcctcctgggttcacgccattctcctgtctcagcctcccgggtagctgggactacaggcgccgccacatcacccggctagttttttgtattttttagtagagacggggtttcaccatgttggccaggatggtctctatctcctgacctcgtgatccacccgtctcagcctcccaaagtgctgggattacaggcttgagccaccgcgcctggcctgatttttaaaatttttgtagggttggggtctccctatattgcccaggcttgaaaaaatttaaaactaggaATGAATGTAGAATTTTGCTAAATgctgtttctgcatctattgagatgattacacatagaTGTTTGTTAATAGGGTGGATAgcattgattttcaaattttggtggtttttttttttttttttgcattgtgagctgctttatttatttattttaaatttataattgacaGATAATAGTTGTACATACTTAGCAGGTACAGTATGATGTTtcattgtataatgatcaaatcaaggtaattagcatatccatcactttaaacatgtatcatttctttgtgatgataacattcaaatcctctcttctggctatcttgaaatatacacTGCATTATTATTGGCTATTGTCACCCtgattttcagatattaaaccaaccttgcattcctggggtAAACCTCATTTGGTCatcatggtttattttttatatattatttgatttcatttgctaaaattttgttaattttcttttcttttctttttttttttttttttttttgagatggagtctcactctgtcacccaggctggaatgcaatggcgtggtctcagttcactgcagcctctgcctcccaggttcaagcgattctcacgcctcagcctcctgagtagctaggactataggcacatgtcaccacacccaacaaatttttgtatttttagtagagatagggtttcaccatgttggccaggctggtctcaaactcctgacctcatgatctacccaccttggcctcccaaagtgctgggattacaggtgtgagccaccgtgcccagccaaattttgtaaatttttttatgtgtatgttCATGAGCAATAttgatctgtaattttctttttgtgtaatttatttatctggttttgttatcaggagaATGGTGGCAGCATAGGATGAATTGAGAAGTGTTCTGTCCTctatttttttgaagattttgtGTATAATTGAtatatcctttttaaatttttcgtagAAATTACCAATGAAGCTATCTGGGCTTGGGTTTTGGGGGAATGAGTTTTTTACTAcagaattattttccttaataGATATGGCCACTGTTCAGATAATCTGTGTCTTCTTGAGTGAACTTTCATAATTTGTATCTTTGAaggaatttgcccattttatatAAGTGGTTGAATATATTGGCATAAAGTTTTTATAATATTCcttttatccttttaatatctgtaaaatCTGTGGTGATCTCATATCTCTCATTTCTGTATTgagatttgtgttttctctttctgctaaTCAGTTTGTCTaaagatttatcaattttattggtttaaaaaaacaacttgccgggtgcagtggctcatgcctctaatcccagcactttgggaggccgaggcgggtgaatcatctgaggtcagtagtttaagaccagcctggccaacatggtgaaacattatctctactaaaaatacaaaaattagccaggcgtggtggtgtgggcctgtaatcccagctacttgggaagctgaggcacaagaatcagtgaggttgcagtgagccgagatcacaccactgcactccagcctgagtgacagagtgagactctgtctcctaagaaaaaaaaaaaaagccaacttgaggccaggcatggtggctcatgcctataatctcagcactttgggaggctgaggtgggcaaatcacttgaggtcaggagttcaacaccagcctgggcaacatggcaaaaccctgtctctactaaaaatacaaaaattagccaggtgtgatagtggtgcctgtaatcccagctacttgggaggctgagaccagaggattacttgaacccaggaggtggaggttgcagtgaggtgagatcacaccactgcactccagcctgggcaacagagtgagactcagtctcaaaaaaaaaaaaaaaaaaaaaaaaagattcattactcttctctcttgttctgttttctgttaatttctgctcttattttaatttctgtgagaTCTCAGCAGAGGGAAGACCCTGGCCCGGGGTCAGAGACCTTATTTCCATGAACCACTCACTAACTGTGTGGCCTTAGACTTAGAATTTCTGAGACTCATTTTCTTTGTCTGCATAATGGAACTAGGGCTCCTAGAGATAAAGTAGTTGATGAATATGAAAGTACTTGGCCACTGGGAAGGGCCTCTCCAGCCCCACATGAGAGGTCCTTTTTGCGGCATTTGTAATAATAAtggcttcttctttctttccagatcTGAAGACAGCATGTACACAGCTATTCCCCAGAGGTAAGCTGCATGCCCCATCTCCTTTCACAACTTCCTCTTCTTCACCTCCAAGGGCTGCCCCTTCCCACTGCTCTCCTCATCCCCAGACTGCAGTCGCCAGGCCTGCCCAGGGCTATGCTTGGGCCAGTGGGTCCTGGCTGCTGTCAACCCTCTCTCTTCTCGCAGTGGCTCTCCATTCCCAGGCTCAGTGCAGGATCCAGGCCTGCATGTGTGGCGGGTGGAGAAGCTGAAGCCAGTGCCCGTGGCACGAGAGAACCAGGGTGTCTTCTTCTCGGGGGACTCCTACCTAGTGCTGCACAATGGCCCAGAAGAGGTTTCCCATCTGCACCTGTGGATAGGTAAGGGGATCTGGATGGGGGAAGGTTGGGcccaggcaggggagggaggggtcTGGCATGGATCGCAAGGGCCTTGCCCTTCCCTCTCCCACTTGTCCCAGGTCAGCAGTCATCCCGGGATGAGCAGGGGGCCTGTGCTGTGCTGGCTGTGCACCTCAACACGCTGCTGGGAGAGCGGCCTGTGCAGCACCGCGAGGTGCAGGGCAATGAGTCCGACCTCTTCATGAGCTACTTCCCACGAGGCCTCAAGTACCAGGTCAGAGCCCACCTCCAGGCACCCCCACCCTGCAGCTTCTCAGAGCCAGCCCCGCTTCTGGCTGGTTCTTAACCTACAGAAGACCCGGGTGCCTTTGGGGCTGGATCGCCACCTTTCTGCCCGTCTCCCAGTGGGATGGGGTGCAAAGGGCTCTGGGTCTCCTGTCAGTCCACTCAGATGGGCTGTCTGGGCTGCAGGAAGGTGGTGTGGAGTCAGCATTTCACAAGACCTCCACAGGAGCCCCAGCTGCCATCAAGAAACTCTACCaggtgaaggggaagaagaaCATCCGTGCCACCGAGCGGGCACTGAACTGGGACAGCTTCAACACTGGGGACTGCTTCATCCTGGACCTGGGCCAGGTGGGTAGGCTGGCCAGACTGAGCACTCTGTATTGGCACCATCCTTTACAAGGACAGAGGGGCAGGAGgccaggaaagagggagagaagctgAGAAGCTGTAAGCCCATTCCAAGTCAGAGCCCTCTGACCATTAGAGAACGTCCCTGTATTTGTAAGGACTGATGCCAGCCTCCTTCTGCCATCTAGACATTGCCTCTGATGCTCTGGAGCTTTCTCCCTCCTCTTGGAAGCCTCTGAGTTCACTGCCTGCCAGACCATTCATTAATTCAGTCACTGATCTCTTCATTCAGTGAATCTATGATGCCCTCTCTGAGCCAGCACAGGGACCACAAAAGCTCGCTCTGGGGAGACAGCCAAGATGGGCCGGTCACTTGCCATAACCTGAGGCAGGATGTGATGAGGACTTTAAGGGGGACAGCTGCCATGTGCTGGGGGGCTTGAGGCAGGGAGGGGCCCTCTAGCCTGAGCCgaagccagttttcccaggaagGTGGCATTGGACTAGACCTATAGGAGGGGAGATGCCACTCCAGGCAAAGGGAGAAGGTGAGCTGAGCCACCAAGGTGGGGAAAGGTGCAGACATGCACACACCAGGGGTCTAATGAGACTGGGACCTGGGCTGGGGGACAGGAGCAGCGAGAGGGAAATTGCTAAGGAAGGTGGAAGGTGAGCCCCAGGTTATGAGGAGATTGACTGGCTGAGGAGTATGGGCTGCATCTTGTGGCGCTGAAGATTTGGGGCAGAGAAATCAATCCAGGAGCTCTTGGTGAGGAGGACTACACGTGCTGAGACAAGGAAGGGGATGGGTGAACAGACCTCGCCATTACCAGAAGAGGAGAGGTGACAGGGGCtctgccaggcagggtggcaggtaGGAGTGTGAGATGCTGCACTCAAGGAGACATTCAGCCATTCACCCATCTAGTCCTTCACTCAAGtcagtcaatatttattttgcacCTAAATCCATGCCAGGCTCTGTTTTAGCAGTGGACCCACAGCAGTGAGCAAAGCCAAACAAAACCTTCATGTTCTAATGAAGCTCACTTTCTAGTAGGTGGAGATAGGTGGTAAGAGATGTTTAAACATAGGAGATGTGtgatgggaagaaaaataaagaggcgccgggtgcagtggctcacgcctgtaattccagcactttgggaggctgaggtaggcggatcacctgaggtcgggagttcaagaccagcctgaccaacatggagaaaccgcatctctactaaaagtacaaaattagccgggcatggtggcacatgcttgtaatcccagctatttggcaggctgagacaggagaatctcttgaacccaggaggcggaggttgcggtgagcactccagcctgggcaacaagagtgaaactccgtctcaaaaaaaaaaaagaaaagaaaaagaaagaggcttgagcccagcagtttgtaaccagcctgggcaatatagcgggaccccatttctacaaaaaattaagaaattagccaggcatggtggcacgtgcctatagtcccagctgcttagaaGCTAAGgtgcaaggattgcttgagcctgtgatgtccaggctgcagtgagccatgatcgtgtctttgcactccagcctggatgacagagtgaaaccctgtcttgaaaaaaaaggaaggaagacagatgGCAGGTGGGCAGAGAAATAGTTGCAGAGGGTGGTCGTGGGCATTCTCAGAGAGCCCTCTGTGCTTTGCTCTGCCTTCCTGATTGTCGTGCCTCAGGGACAgttcagagaggagagagggagagctgTGGGCCCTTCTCTGAGCGGGGGAGCAGGATACAGGCACCTGGCTCTGACCCAGGCTTTCCTGCTTCCCTGCAGAACATCTTCGCCTGGTGTGGTGGAAAGTCCAACATCCTGGAACGCAACAAGGCGAGGGACCTGGCCCTGGCCATCCGGGACAGTGAACGACAGGGCAAAGCCCAGGTGGAGATTGTCACTGATGGGGAGGAGCCTGCTGAGATGATCCAGGTTGGGGGACATTGGAGTGGGCAGCCGGGAGCCTCTGCTTGAAAGTGGCCAAGAGAGGTGGTGATGAGCTGAGTGCTGAGGGTGGCCGGTGGAGGGTGGCAGGGGGCATCTGGGGTACTGCCTTGGGCTGTGGCCAGCTCACAGGGTGCCCCTCTGAGTAGATGCTCATCCTGGAGGCTGAGTAGCCTCGCTGGTGGGGTGGGCTGGACACTCACCTCACCTCTGCTGGGTGCCCTAGTGCAGGGTGCCGTTTGCCCCACCAGAAACTATGGCCCTGGGCATGATGGGCCGGGAAGTTCCAGGGCGGGGTCCCTATAAACCTGGCCTGCTCCGGCCCCTGCAGGTCCTGGGCCCCAAGCCTGCTCTGAAGGAGGGCAACCCCGAGGAAGACCTCACAGCTGACAAGGCAAATGCCCAGGCCGCAGCTCTGTATAAGGTGGGCCCCACAAGCCTGCCCTGGGACCCAGCAGCAGGGAGGGTGGGAGCCTGCACAGCACAGCTGTGTGCAAGCAGGGTGGAGGGGAGAAGGCAGGGGGAAGGTGGGGCTGGAAccagggtgggaggtggggcgtTATACAGGACTGGGAGTGAGAGGAGGATGGGGGAGTGGGCGGAAGGCAGGCCCTGCTGAGGAGATGAGTGCACCTCACTTCCAGCCCGTGCTTGGTGAAGTCTTGAAGCTgagcttttctttcttgaattctgTGCATTTCTTTGTAATTTGGAATCTACCTAATTTCCAAATGGGTTCGGGGCCCCTGTGCTGCGGGGATTGGGGTGATGGGAGGGAATGGGGCTGCCTGGAATTTGCTTTTCAGGTCTTCACTCTCCTGTCTGCTCTTGGGACCTGGGCGGTGGGCAGTGGGGCAGAGTgggagggagcaagggagggccagcctccccctcctcaggctcaggtgaGGGCTGGTGTGTGGGGGGTGAGATCAGGCACTGTCTTCCCTAGGTCTCTGATGCCACTGGACAGATGAACCTGACCAAGGTGGCCGACTCCAGCCCCTTTGCCCTTGAACTGCTGATATCTGATGACTGCTTCGTGCTGGACAACGGGCTCTGTGGCAAGATCTATATCTGGAAGGGTACGTGGCTCCTCTCTAACAGCCTGAGATACCTGTAGCTTCTCTGACCTGGGCAGGCTTCCCTTTGCAGGGCTCAGCCTGTCCAGCTGCTTGTAAAAGACAGCCTCAGGGAGCCTGCATGCTTCTGGCTGGccagtttctctctctttaaaaaatgttttttaaagatagggatggggtctctctgtgttgcccaggatggtatCAAACTCtcgggctccagtgatcttcaccttggcctcccaaagtgctgggattacaggcgtgagccatggcacagGCGTcgctattttctgtcttttttttttttgtttttttgagacggagtctcgctctgtcacccaggctggagtgcagtggcgcgatctcagcttactgcaagctccggttcctgggttcaagcgattctcctgccttagcctcctgagtagctgggactacaggtgcccgctaccacgcccggctaatttttttgtcttttcttttcttttcttttttttttttttttgagacggagtcttgctctgtcgcccgggctggagtgcagtggccggatctcagctcactgcaagctccgcctcccgggttcccgccattctcctgcctcagcctcccgagtagctgggactacaggcgcccgccacctcgcccagctagttttttgtactttttttagtagagacggggtttcaccgtattagccaggatggtctctatctcctgacctcgtgaaccgcccgtctcggcctcccaaagtgctgggattacaggcttgagccaccgcgccaggcctttttttgtcttttctagtagagacggggtttcaccaccaggctggtctcaaacttctgacctcaagtggtccgcctgcctcggcctcccaaagtgctgggattacagacatgtgccactgccTGGCCATTTTCTCTTTGCTGTTCCCACCTCCTAAATTCTAGACAATGACTCTGAAACTTCAGCAAGCCTCAGAATCACCTCAGGGCCTGTTTAGATGGCTGGGCTCCATCCCCAGGTATTCTGACTCGTTAGGTCTGGAGTGGGGCTGAACGGGCATCTCTAACAAGTTTCCGGGTTACGTCTGTGCCGCTGGcgccagggaccacactttgccGAGCTCTAGACCTTCGGGGCTTCTGGGATCCCTGATCCTGGGATTCTGCCTCAAGGTTTGACAGAAATgaattttagacaaattaaaCATCATTTTATGCAGTGAGTAGTGAACCTGTAGAACTTGTTTTTCCAAGAGATTCTATCTTCTGGAAATAGAAACACTGTTGGGCAGAGCCTGTTCTACTTGGTTTGactgaaaatgaaacaaacttGTTCTAAGTCTCTGTCTAGGGTCTGAGAATTTTCAGCAATAGCATTTGCTCAACACCCAGTTGTGGGGTCTACCAAGGCAGAGAAAATGCGAGACCCTAGCCTGGTCAGGAAGGCAGACAAGTAGGTGGGTATCTACAGATAGCTGCTACCAGGCATTTCATAGTATTGCTTCTGAAACTCAGCAGAGATAGAGATGAAAGGAAGGAGCTGGGAGCAGCAAAAGTGGGAAGAGAGAGGCGTGCGTGCGCTGCAGGGCTGCCTTTTCTCTACTGCCAGAGGGCACATATCCCATAGAACCAATGCCAAGCAGAGGGGGTTCCCAGAGGCCCACAGAAGCATGTATAAACCGGAGCAAGGAACCCAACCACTACGGAAAGAGAAACCAGAGGAGAAACAGGAGACTTGGGAGGCCAGGAAGAGAAGGATCTCATGGGTAGGGGGGCAGCtaatcagttgacagaggaaggaaTCCAGCATATTAATTTCAGATACATTGTAGTTCATGGTATTTTAAAGCCTGCCTAGAGAGCCAACCACATCATGGTATCGTTTCAGCATCATTTCCTTGGAAAAATGTCTGGCAACATGGGCAGCGTGGCAAAAAAAtcacttctctacaaaaaaacaaaaattagctgagtgtggtggcgtgcacctgtggtcccagctacacgggaggctgtggtgggcggattgcttgagcctgggaggttgagactgtagtgagctgtgatggtgccgctgcactccagcctgggcgacagaacgagactgtgtctcagaaaaaataaaaataaaaaagcctggAATGAGCAGTTGGAGTTCTCAGGACTGCCAGCAGAAATGACTGGATTATGTGGGGTCTTCATTTTTGTAAGCACTTAGTTAGCATAACCGTTAGGCCAGTGTAGCAGTGCCGGCATTATGGGAGTAAGTTCACCTCTATGATAAATTGTACCCTTTGTCTTATTTAGTTTTTCAGAAAAGGCTTGATGAACTCAAGAGGTGAGGGGTCCTGGGGAAAAAGGAGACCTGTAACCTCACAGTCTGATGCTGGGGTGAACACCTGTTCCTCTCCCTGAAATATTCAAGGGGCCCGGGTCAGAACAGATTTGCATGATCAGACCCAGGCAGAAG
This region of Rhinopithecus roxellana isolate Shanxi Qingling chromosome 17, ASM756505v1, whole genome shotgun sequence genomic DNA includes:
- the LOC115894199 gene encoding macrophage-capping protein is translated as MYTAIPQSGSPFPGSVQDPGLHVWRVEKLKPVPVARENQGVFFSGDSYLVLHNGPEEVSHLHLWIGQQSSRDEQGACAVLAVHLNTLLGERPVQHREVQGNESDLFMSYFPRGLKYQEGGVESAFHKTSTGAPAAIKKLYQVKGKKNIRATERALNWDSFNTGDCFILDLGQNIFAWCGGKSNILERNKARDLALAIRDSERQGKAQVEIVTDGEEPAEMIQVLGPKPALKEGNPEEDLTADKANAQAAALYKVSDATGQMNLTKVADSSPFALELLISDDCFVLDNGLCGKIYIWKGRKANEKERQAALQVAEGFISRMQYALNTQVEILPQGRESPIFKQFFKDWK